The following coding sequences are from one Streptococcus sp. NPS 308 window:
- a CDS encoding magnesium transporter CorA family protein, with the protein MFVEKQLGNGCTWINLDLGKLKKLEDLSEIYGLDKETIEYALDRNERAHMDYHRESGTVTFIYNVLDLKKDKEYYEAFPMTFIVEHHRLITISNKKNAYVIEQMTRYLESHDMLSIYKFLFASLEIISNAYYSVIEQMDKSKDEVNGLLRQRTTKKNLFALSDLETGMVYLTAAAKQNRMLLEHIQGHALYRRFNEVEREQFDDAMIEAHQLVSMTDLISQVLQQLSASYNNILNNNLNDNLTTLTIISVLLAVLAVVTGFFGMNVPLPFTDEPYAWVYISLASAVLWLVLSLILRKIAKKS; encoded by the coding sequence ATGTTTGTAGAAAAGCAGTTGGGCAATGGATGCACTTGGATTAACCTAGATTTGGGAAAATTGAAAAAACTAGAAGATCTCTCTGAAATCTATGGATTGGACAAGGAAACCATTGAATACGCACTGGATAGAAACGAGCGTGCCCACATGGACTACCACCGCGAAAGTGGAACCGTCACCTTTATCTACAATGTATTGGATTTGAAAAAGGACAAGGAATACTATGAAGCCTTTCCCATGACCTTTATCGTGGAACATCATCGCTTGATTACGATTAGTAATAAGAAAAATGCCTATGTGATTGAACAGATGACACGTTATTTAGAGAGTCATGATATGCTTTCTATTTACAAATTTCTCTTTGCTAGTCTGGAAATCATCAGCAATGCCTACTATTCTGTCATCGAACAGATGGATAAGAGTAAGGATGAGGTCAACGGCCTCTTGCGTCAGCGAACGACTAAGAAAAACCTCTTTGCTCTTTCCGACTTGGAGACTGGTATGGTTTATCTGACAGCGGCTGCCAAGCAAAATCGCATGTTGCTAGAACATATCCAAGGACATGCCCTTTATCGCAGATTTAACGAAGTTGAGAGAGAACAGTTTGATGATGCCATGATTGAGGCTCACCAGCTGGTTTCGATGACCGATTTGATTTCTCAAGTTCTGCAACAACTATCAGCCTCTTACAACAATATTTTGAATAATAACTTGAATGATAACTTGACAACCTTGACCATTATTTCAGTTTTACTAGCAGTCTTGGCAGTAGTGACGGGATTTTTCGGGATGAATGTTCCCCTCCCCTTTACAGACGAGCCCTATGCTTGGGTCTACATCAGCTTGGCTAGTGCGGTTTTATGGTTGGTCTTGTCATTGATTTTGAGAAAAATTGCGAAAAAAAGTTAA
- a CDS encoding YqeG family HAD IIIA-type phosphatase, with the protein MAIENYMPDFAVEAVYDLTVPSLQAQGIKAVLVDLDNTLIAWNNPDGTPEMKQWLHDLRDAGIRIIVVSNNTKKRVQRAVEKFGIDYVYWALKPFTFGIDRAMKEFHYEKNEVVMVGDQLMTDIRAAHRAGIRSILVKPLVQHDSIKTQINRARERRVMKRITEKYGPITYKKGI; encoded by the coding sequence ATGGCAATTGAAAACTATATGCCAGATTTTGCTGTGGAAGCAGTCTATGATCTGACAGTCCCAAGCCTGCAGGCGCAGGGGATCAAGGCTGTTTTGGTCGATTTGGACAATACCCTCATTGCTTGGAACAACCCTGATGGAACGCCAGAGATGAAACAGTGGCTACATGACCTTCGGGATGCAGGTATTCGCATCATCGTGGTATCAAATAATACCAAAAAACGGGTCCAACGCGCAGTTGAGAAATTTGGAATTGATTACGTTTATTGGGCTTTAAAGCCTTTCACATTTGGAATAGACCGTGCCATGAAGGAATTTCACTATGAGAAAAATGAAGTGGTCATGGTCGGCGACCAACTCATGACGGATATTCGGGCAGCGCACCGTGCAGGTATTCGCTCGATCTTGGTCAAACCCTTGGTCCAACATGACTCTATCAAGACGCAGATTAACCGAGCTCGTGAGCGCCGTGTCATGAAGCGAATTACGGAAAAGTACGGACCGATTACATATAAAAAAGGAATCTAA
- the yqeH gene encoding ribosome biogenesis GTPase YqeH — MEEILCIGCGATIQTTDKAGLGFTPQSALEKGLETGEVYCQRCFRLRHYNEITDVQLTDDDFLKLLHEVGDSDALVVNVIDIFDFNGSVIPGLPRFVSGNDVLLVGNKKDILPKSVKPGKISQWLMERAHEEGLRPVDVVLTSAQNKHAIKEVIDKIEQYRKGRDVYVVGVTNVGKSTLINAIIQEITGDQNVITTSRFPGTTLDKIEIPLDDGSYIYDTPGIIHRHQMAHYLTAKNLKYVSPKKEIKPKTYQLNPEQTLFLGGLGRFDFIAGEKQGFTAFFDNELKLHRTKLEGASAFYDKHLGTLLTPPNSKEKEDFPKLVQHVFTIKDKTDLVISGLGWIRVTGSAKVAVWAPEGVAVVTRKAII, encoded by the coding sequence ATGGAAGAAATTCTCTGTATTGGTTGTGGAGCAACCATTCAGACGACAGACAAGGCTGGTCTTGGATTTACTCCCCAGTCGGCACTCGAAAAAGGCTTGGAGACAGGCGAAGTCTATTGCCAACGCTGTTTCCGTCTCCGTCATTACAATGAAATTACAGATGTCCAGTTGACGGACGATGATTTCCTCAAACTCTTGCACGAGGTAGGAGACAGTGATGCCTTGGTGGTCAATGTCATTGATATTTTTGACTTTAATGGTTCTGTCATCCCAGGCTTGCCACGCTTTGTATCGGGTAATGATGTCCTCTTGGTCGGAAATAAAAAAGATATCCTGCCTAAGTCTGTTAAACCAGGTAAGATTAGCCAATGGCTCATGGAACGTGCCCACGAAGAAGGTCTTCGCCCTGTGGATGTCGTCCTGACTTCAGCCCAAAACAAGCATGCCATTAAGGAAGTCATTGATAAAATCGAGCAGTATCGTAAGGGGCGCGATGTCTATGTGGTTGGTGTGACTAATGTTGGAAAGTCAACCCTTATCAACGCTATTATTCAAGAAATAACGGGTGATCAGAATGTCATCACGACTTCACGCTTTCCAGGGACAACCTTGGACAAGATTGAAATCCCACTTGATGACGGATCTTATATTTACGATACACCGGGAATTATCCACCGTCACCAGATGGCCCACTATTTGACGGCTAAAAATCTCAAGTATGTCAGTCCTAAAAAGGAAATCAAACCTAAAACCTACCAGCTTAATCCTGAACAAACCCTGTTTCTAGGTGGCCTCGGACGCTTTGACTTTATTGCAGGAGAAAAGCAAGGTTTTACTGCCTTCTTTGACAATGAACTCAAACTCCACCGTACCAAGCTTGAAGGCGCTAGTGCTTTCTACGACAAGCACCTCGGAACCCTTCTGACACCACCAAATAGCAAGGAAAAAGAAGATTTTCCAAAACTAGTCCAGCATGTCTTTACCATCAAGGACAAGACTGACCTAGTTATCTCAGGACTCGGCTGGATCCGTGTAACAGGCAGCGCCAAAGTCGCCGTCTGGGCACCAGAAGGCGTCGCAGTCGTCACACGAAAAGCCATTATTTAA